A single window of Dendropsophus ebraccatus isolate aDenEbr1 chromosome 5, aDenEbr1.pat, whole genome shotgun sequence DNA harbors:
- the ACOD1 gene encoding cis-aconitate decarboxylase isoform X2 yields MIGACLQCCTHLWKRAWTGEVCYLLYVLMNMKVHSMDFDDTWHPATHPSGAILPSLIALSETLPSHHKKSGLDFLLAFNVGVEVQGRLMHFSNEASNIPRRFHPPAVVGTMGSAAASSKFLGLDQVQCREALAIAASYSGAPMANAGTQTKPLHIGNASRYGLEAACFAFLGLEGNKQILDLESGFGAFYHDYNPQALPSLESYNWLLEKQDVAFKRFPAHLGMHWVADAACAVRKHITGNNDSLPIHNIQKIVLKIPDAKYVSRSFPSTEHEARHSFQFNTCTALLDGLVSIQSFSAKNISRSELQNLLSKIEVLHPSDNQPNFEKLYCEVSVTMTNGATFTERCNTFYGHWRKPLSNEDLEKKFRSNALTVLSEDGVEGIVEMVNKLEDLSDCSVLSSLLRQRAQVSSKQERSS; encoded by the exons ATGATTGGCGCCTGCTTGCAGTGTTGCACCCACCTGTGGAAAAGGGCCTGGACTGGAGAAGTTTGTTATTTATTATATGTTCTAATGAACATGAAG GTTCACTCAATGGACTTTGATGACACCTGGCACCCTGCCACACATCCATCTGGAGCTATTCTGCCCTCTTTGATTGCACTTTCAGAAACCTTACCTTCACATCACAAGAAATCTGGACTAGATTTTCTTTTGGCATTTAATGTTGGTGTAGAGGTGCAGGGAAGACTCATGCATTTTTCTAATGAAGCCAGCAATATTCCTAGAAG GTTTCACCCTCCTGCTGTGGTTGGTACAATGGGAAGTGCTGCAGCTTCTTCAAAATTTTTAGGCCTGGATCAGGTTCAGTGCAGAGAAGCCTTAGCTATTGCTGCATCATATTCTGGTGCTCCTATGGCCAATGCAGGGACACAGACTAAGCCCCTGCACATAGGTAATGCAAGCAGATATGGCCTGGAAGCTGCTTGCTTTGCATTTTTAGGTCTTGAAGGGAATAAGCAGATCCTGGATTTAGAGTCTGGTTTTGGTGCATTCTACCATGACTATAACCCACAAGCTCTGCCATCTCTGGAATCTTACAATTGGCTACTAGAGAAACAAGATGTGGCTTTTAAACGGTTTCCTGCACATCTTGGGATGCACTGGGTTGCAGACGCAGCATGTGCCGTAAGAAAACACATTACTGGCAATAATGACTCACTGCCTATCCATAATATCCAGAAGATTGTACTCAAAATCCCAGATGCTAAGTATGTGAGTCGTTCTTTTCCAAGTACAGAACACGAAGCTCGACATTCCTTCCAGTTCAATACCTGCACAGCTCTATTAGATGGACTTGTGTCCATTCAGTCTTTCAGTGCTAAGAATATTTCCAGGTCAGAACTACAGAATTTGCTTAGTAAAATAGAGGTTCTTCACCCCTCTGATAATCAaccaaattttgaaaaactgtattgTGAGGTGAGTGTTACAATGACAAATGGAGCTACATTTACAGAGAGGTGCAACACGTTCTATGGGCATTGGAGAAAACCACTGAGCAATGAAGACCTTGAAAAAAAATTCAGGTCTAATGCTTTGACAGTGCTCTCTGAAGATGGAGTGGAAGGTATTGTGGAAATGGTGAACAAGCTGGAAGacctgtcagactgctcagttcTAAGCTCACTTTTGAGACAAAGAGCTCAGGTCTCCAGcaagcaggaaagatcatcctaA